The following is a genomic window from Niabella soli DSM 19437.
GAAATTTGAAGTGGATGCAATTGCACGTTACAAATGAAAAAAAAGATCGCAATAATAGGTATTTATCACGAGTCCAATACGTTTAATAAACGGCCGACGGTTTATGCTGATTTCGAAAACGGTCATTTATTAAAAGGGGACGCTATTGTTGCGCACTATAAAGAGGCTCATCATGAAATAGGCGGGTTTATTCAGGCAATGGATCATGAACAGGTGGAACTGGTGCCGGTTTTATATGCTGAAGCGACTCCGGGAGGATCCATTGCAACGGAAACTTACCTGCGCCTGAAAGCGGAGCTTGGAGCCCTGTTGCAATCAGTATTGCCCGTGGATGCTGTATTGGTGGCACCGCATGGTGCGGGGGTCTGTGATGCTTACCCTGATATGGACGGGGACTGGCTTTCCTTTGTGCGGACGTTGGTGGGTGTGGAAGTGCCAATTGTTGGAACGCTGGACCCTCATGCCAATGTGAGCCCGCTAATGATTGCCGCAACGAACGCGCTCTTTGCCTATGCGACGAATCCGCATTTAGATCAGCGGGCAACTGGCATCAGGGCGGCCCAATTGTTGAACCAAATGCTTTTTGAGAACATGGCAGTGCAGCAGCAACTTATTCAGTTGCCACTTTCCATCAGTATAGAACAGCAAAATACCGGTAATGAGCCTTGTATTTCCCTTTACCGGCAAGTGCAACAAATTGCGGCAGATGCCGGCGTGTTACATGCAAGTATCATCCTGGGTTTCCCGTATGCCGACGTCCGGGAAATGGGCACCTCCCTGGTGGTGATAACTACAAAGGCGCCTGCTTCTGAAAACCTGATTATGGAATTGAGGTCCTGCTTCCTTAGCCGGTTGCAGCAATTTACCGGCGCGAAAGTCCGGCTGCAAACAATTTTACCCGATGCTGCTTCATTACAAAAACCGGTGCTGTTGCTGGATATGGGGGATAACGTGGGTGGTGGTTCCGCCGGTACAAGTATGTACCTGATGGATCTGTTGGAAGCTGCGGAGCAAACCCGGGCCTGTATCTGCATTACGCATGCGCCAACAGTAGCATGGATTTCGCGCTTGGAAAAAGGCGCCCGTTTTGA
Proteins encoded in this region:
- a CDS encoding M81 family metallopeptidase codes for the protein MKKKIAIIGIYHESNTFNKRPTVYADFENGHLLKGDAIVAHYKEAHHEIGGFIQAMDHEQVELVPVLYAEATPGGSIATETYLRLKAELGALLQSVLPVDAVLVAPHGAGVCDAYPDMDGDWLSFVRTLVGVEVPIVGTLDPHANVSPLMIAATNALFAYATNPHLDQRATGIRAAQLLNQMLFENMAVQQQLIQLPLSISIEQQNTGNEPCISLYRQVQQIAADAGVLHASIILGFPYADVREMGTSLVVITTKAPASENLIMELRSCFLSRLQQFTGAKVRLQTILPDAASLQKPVLLLDMGDNVGGGSAGTSMYLMDLLEAAEQTRACICITHAPTVAWISRLEKGARFDISFEQIDAVNSPASYAVTLVGLQDGFFTEPDPRHGGQTQFNMGKVAVLHTDHQNIIIIASLKIPPFSSRQLTSLGIVVEELNWVIAKGVNAPIAAFKDTCATILQVDTPGETRADVTTFIFKNRRVPLYPFEAINNV